A section of the Solitalea canadensis DSM 3403 genome encodes:
- a CDS encoding CopD family protein produces MTLHHLLLILHLLAASIWVGGHLILSIRFLPRALKQNDPDIISNFEKQYEPIGMPALLLLIVTGIWMAYDFGLKVNHWFSFLSGIGMVISIKLILLLLTFAFAIHARFFVIPKLSKHNLKEMAVHIVAVTVIGVAMLILGSTIRYGGIH; encoded by the coding sequence ATGACCTTACATCATCTTCTCTTAATTCTTCATCTTTTAGCTGCTTCTATCTGGGTTGGAGGACATCTTATCTTGAGTATCCGTTTTTTACCAAGAGCGTTAAAACAAAATGACCCTGATATTATCTCCAACTTCGAAAAACAATATGAACCTATTGGAATGCCCGCCTTATTGCTATTAATTGTTACAGGAATATGGATGGCCTACGATTTTGGTCTTAAGGTAAACCATTGGTTTTCCTTTTTAAGCGGAATTGGAATGGTGATTTCGATAAAATTGATTTTACTGCTACTTACCTTTGCATTCGCAATTCATGCCAGATTCTTTGTTATTCCTAAATTAAGCAAGCATAATCTTAAGGAAATGGCCGTTCATATTGTAGCGGTAACAGTTATTGGAGTGGCAATGCTTATTTTAGGATCTACGATAAGATATGGAGGGATTCATTAA
- a CDS encoding glycoside hydrolase family 2 protein, whose product MTKFYIAALALLFSIPAFAQRDTIALNTDWQFTVDKQNVGLAANWYQNSLPVARIVKLPHTWNIEEENQNHYGWGWYRKSVSIPANWKTKNVVLEFGAINHTAYIYVNGQKVAEHIGDGFNKFGVNLTNKLTYGKENVITVACNNDYGKNRVPYANSFDWPNDGGLIRTVAFIVSDQPSVNYIHAVPVLNTSNNTGKLSLKLGFGANTNKNIKLSVTVTEENQPTKQVVLKTVTKPAWQNSEALLEYELPKVNPWHFDFPNLYRIDVRVLNGSKVVDHISTNVGFREIKFVSGQTFLNGERIKLMGVEWTAGSNPDFGFAETKEEIIRHGKLMKEVNCIFSRVHFQQDDAFYDFCDRNGIILQEEVPLWGAETPSNDTIKTIAHQQLEQMISNHFNHPSIFAWGVGNELNGRNSQMKAMIEGLVAKARSLDPSRKVSYVSNTLTQGFINDPKFTPDAGSLGDYVMMNEYGGSWWNIPTGKVHNYLDSVHMSYPDKPFFISEFGLCGPNFKGDDERRLEDLVYHMAVYESKPYVEGAIYFDLTDYRTHYPGTTENNKFRRRVHGIYDMYGKPKPSMKTLRELSSPVEVQQVYQWEKGKLSILIIGSVGLPQHTVKGYKLYLSDKTDNYQSAKSYEIPEIKPGQQIYLEVDDSFDGKGIVTVIRPTGFVATQKSFY is encoded by the coding sequence ATGACAAAATTCTACATTGCTGCACTTGCTTTACTGTTCAGTATTCCGGCATTTGCCCAGCGAGACACCATTGCATTAAACACCGATTGGCAATTTACGGTCGATAAACAGAACGTGGGACTGGCAGCCAATTGGTATCAAAACAGCTTACCTGTTGCTCGGATCGTTAAGCTTCCACACACCTGGAATATAGAGGAGGAGAATCAGAATCATTATGGTTGGGGATGGTATCGGAAAAGTGTAAGCATTCCGGCAAACTGGAAAACCAAAAATGTTGTGTTGGAGTTTGGGGCGATCAATCACACCGCTTACATCTATGTTAATGGTCAGAAAGTGGCTGAACATATTGGTGATGGCTTCAATAAGTTTGGGGTTAACTTAACTAATAAGCTAACCTACGGGAAGGAAAACGTTATTACTGTTGCCTGCAATAATGATTACGGTAAGAATAGAGTGCCTTATGCCAATTCTTTCGACTGGCCCAATGATGGCGGTTTAATTCGTACTGTGGCCTTTATTGTGAGCGATCAACCATCTGTTAATTACATTCACGCTGTACCTGTTTTAAACACATCAAATAATACCGGAAAACTGAGCCTGAAACTTGGTTTTGGTGCAAATACGAATAAAAATATTAAACTGTCGGTTACCGTTACCGAAGAAAATCAACCAACAAAGCAGGTGGTCTTGAAAACAGTTACTAAACCTGCCTGGCAAAACTCAGAAGCCTTACTTGAATATGAATTACCAAAAGTAAATCCCTGGCATTTTGATTTTCCGAACTTATACCGCATTGATGTTCGTGTACTAAATGGTAGTAAGGTAGTAGATCATATCAGTACGAATGTGGGTTTTAGGGAAATAAAGTTTGTAAGTGGACAAACGTTTCTGAATGGCGAGCGGATCAAGTTGATGGGGGTGGAGTGGACAGCCGGTTCAAATCCTGATTTTGGTTTTGCAGAAACCAAAGAAGAAATCATAAGGCATGGCAAGTTGATGAAAGAGGTAAACTGCATTTTTAGCCGTGTCCATTTTCAACAAGACGATGCCTTTTATGACTTCTGTGATCGTAACGGGATTATTTTACAGGAAGAAGTACCTTTATGGGGAGCTGAAACACCATCAAATGATACGATTAAAACCATTGCACATCAGCAATTGGAGCAAATGATCAGTAATCACTTTAACCATCCTTCCATTTTCGCTTGGGGAGTTGGAAATGAGTTGAACGGCAGAAATTCACAAATGAAAGCCATGATTGAAGGATTAGTGGCTAAAGCACGATCATTAGATCCTTCACGTAAAGTAAGTTATGTTAGTAATACCTTAACGCAAGGGTTTATCAATGATCCCAAGTTTACTCCAGACGCCGGTAGTTTAGGCGATTATGTGATGATGAACGAATACGGAGGAAGCTGGTGGAATATTCCGACTGGTAAGGTTCATAACTATCTCGACAGCGTTCATATGTCATATCCTGATAAACCATTCTTTATTTCAGAGTTTGGCTTATGTGGTCCTAATTTTAAAGGTGATGACGAACGTAGATTAGAAGACTTAGTGTATCATATGGCAGTTTACGAAAGCAAACCATATGTAGAAGGAGCCATCTATTTCGACCTGACTGATTACCGTACCCATTATCCTGGTACGACTGAAAATAACAAATTCAGGAGACGTGTTCACGGCATTTACGACATGTACGGTAAACCTAAACCTTCAATGAAAACGTTGAGAGAACTTTCTTCTCCGGTTGAAGTGCAACAAGTTTATCAATGGGAAAAAGGTAAGTTGTCAATTTTGATTATCGGTAGTGTTGGTTTACCACAGCACACAGTGAAAGGATATAAATTGTACTTAAGCGATAAAACTGATAATTACCAATCAGCCAAATCTTACGAAATTCCTGAAATAAAACCCGGCCAGCAAATCTATTTGGAGGTGGATGATTCGTTTGACGGAAAAGGTATTGTAACTGTCATCAGGCCGACAGGCTTTGTTGCTACACAGAAATCCTTTTATTAA